The following DNA comes from Ptychodera flava strain L36383 chromosome 23 unlocalized genomic scaffold, AS_Pfla_20210202 Scaffold_24__1_contigs__length_23054250_pilon, whole genome shotgun sequence.
ATGCGACAGACTGTAGATTGTTACGCATGGAGTTTACAAATTAATGTGTGACGTTTATACATATCAAGAAACTGATCACTTATCAGGAGGAAGGAAACAATGTTATTCGATAATGGTCATTTCAGGTTTTTGATCATGTTcctttacagaaatgtgctctTGGAGATATTATGTCATTCAGGGTTTTTTTTGATAAGTAACCAAGGAATACGCGCTCAAGCGTGAGCTTATTCGTAGCTTGTAAAGCTTCTGGTATAGAACACCCATACTTATCAGGTCATTGCATTCAGTGTTTTATTCGATGGGAATGTCTGTCGTTTATTGCGACCATATTATACACAAATAATatctaaatgtattaaatgtattaaatggtgtaataaaaatgttgTGCAAGTTTTAAACAAATTTCCACTGCACAAGGTGAAATTATGTTGAATGTATCGTTGAATTTCTTGAAACTCGCTTTTGCCGTTGATTGTATGAGCGAACTCGTTCTAGACAACCCAACGCTTGTTGTCCTAGTGGGCTGTACCTTGACGAAATACACCATACAATAGACAATTGACGACGacacaatattttttgaccTATATGTGTTCTGGTGTTACATCTCAAACTTTACTACTGAAATACAGGTCTTCCGCTTTCCTGTAGCATTTTACTGTAAACCTGAAATATGGAAACAATACCTTTCTGGAAATTTGTCATGGAACATCTGGCATATTAATTGTGTTTCCGGTTCAAAAGAATAAGTGGAACAATAATCAGTTTTATTAAACTTATGGACATAAAAGGATCAAGGACTCGTTTCTTTCTAACAACTTTATCGAAAAGTACTTGAGATCTAGTATAAAGACCATAAATGACGTCGATATAATATGAGTAATTACCGTGCACTTTATGGCCTTTGTGTAACCCCAGTCTCTATTCCccattttttttattgtaaacaaTGCATTCGAGTGAGTTCAGCAAGTCTACTCCACTTCAGAAAGGCTACTAAAACTGGTTGGGCGTCAGTGAATTTGTCTGTAATGACGTCCAAACAAAAGCTAAACAATTACCATTGCATAAATTATTGATCTCGTAACGTCCCTACATACTTCAGCTTTTGATGAAGTCTGGTTTAATGGGCCTAAATTAAGACTTTTTAACATCAAtaaaactgtatttgttttatctAACTTTATGAGGCACTTTTTAATGGAGATAACATTCGAAGACTACTTGAATACTGTTCCACGGCACATTCTGTTTGGAAATAAAGGAGGAAGAAATCTTTTGACTTATGCGTATAATATGCAGGACTGGTTCCACATGAATCATATGCTATAACACATCATTACATCCAATACAAGTTCAATTTAATTCTTATTATGTTTCAGTCAGATAAATGAGTGGTCGCCCTTTTCAGTATTGTATTATCTATTAATTGCATTTTAGTGACGTCTTCCCTATAGCATGTCTTAAACTTTAAAAATGCATTATTTGTTCTTTTATTGGTGAATATATCTGATGAaatgccgggggggggggtttagaAAAATATACTGCGTATGGATGTGACGCCTCGATCAATCGTCCTCATGCAATTAAACACGTAACAATATATACCGGCACGTGACATCGGTAACATTGACGATAAATGTATCTGCGTAACACTAACTTGACCTTTTGAATGGCAAGGGCAGTCTTGATGATGATGTATACAAAAAATTAACCACGTCACTGACCTTAACCTCAGCTAATATAGATTATCGATTTAAACAAGGTATTTTACGAGGAACAGGTTCTTTATATACCGATGAGAGAAAGCTGCTGTCAGAAACTCAGTGATCCTACAACGTGTTCTTAAAAAACTTCTCCCTTACTGACGAAGAAATATAGGATTCGACCGATCTCTAATTCCAGTATCCCTGATCACCCTATTTTAAAGGTAAGGCTTTACGACCACGTCATTTTCAAATCGGTCAAACCCGGTGTACAGTGTTCGCGATCCTTAGTAAGATATGGGATTTGATGCAAACAGACCGTCCTAAGTCCGGATAAGATCTTTCTCTTGATTTGATATCTGACCCACATGTGACCGGCTGCTATAATTGCGCTGCTCAGATACAATAATTGCTCTGCTCAGATACTCAGAACCTTAAAAGCAAACGTGCCCTTTAACACCTCCCCCAACTCTAAAAAACCGACATCAAATGCCATGTTGTCACAGCTATTCGTACAAAAGTACAGATTAGAAAAAAACCGCGTGAAAATTTCTCTTATAACCTTTCTTAATTCCTGTTTCAAATTCGAGGCAATTAGAGAAACTGGCCACATCTTTCATGTTGTGTAAATAACTGTaaactgtcatgttttttaCAACTCCAATCAAAACTGATACCATGAGGTTTCCGTCGGTCGAAACGCGTCTTAGACGTCTACAAGATTTCACGTATTATACGATATACAAGTGTGCATTGTCTGGGATAGTAAAAATAGAATTGCATACTGTTTTCACTTTGATATCGACTTTCTACTGATATATTTATATTACTAAGTCCTGGGTGCTCATTTCATTGTAAGTCGACTCTTTTACTATTCTAAGCCATTGAACTCCCAATAACCGATAACCCACACTTCTTTCAACAGATGTGTCCTTCAGACTTAATCCGTCAAATACTATTGTTTAGCTATTTCACCACTGCATGCGTGTCAATTAATGCAGGTACGTGTGATGACTAATGGCGCTGTTACCTCGTATTTTGCCGCCTGCAGTATAACATATTCTGTTACTGTTTGGTTTATTCCAGTAGAGTTTTTCTTAATTCGTGAAGGATAGGTAGCTTTTTTCTTATTTCTTGAAGAATAGTTCGTATAAcagaaaatcttgaaaaaaatcaaaaagggGAAAGGGGATATCAGAATCGATGACAGTATGCCTAACAAACAGAATGAAGGATAAGAAAAGACAGATTGGAATCTCTGGTTTGTCTTATGAAATGATCCGCTTGAATAATTTTGTAGCTTTTCCGgggttatttattttatatcgtTTTAGCATAGTTTTACTCATTCCTCGGACTCTACTCAAACACTTCTGTATTTTAATAACAGACTTGTCTCTAGAAATATACACTATCTTCAACCCGATGCCTTCCATGGTGACATTTGAAACTGGAACCAATGTGTCAATCGAAGTCATGTCGATTACAGTCAGGAACAATGGCCAGATGATCTCTCCACTCTCAGCGATGGTCGATTCCATTATGGCATGGGTATGTACATCGTTGCACTTGAAGGGGACAAGATGAGGGATCCGGTTCAAGTTCAATCTTTCTCACTAAACGATGACGTAGTTCTGCGTCGCTCCAATGGCATTATCGCTGGTGGTGGCCAAGCCTACCAAGTCCCTGAttggccgactgctgtgatcAACTACCCAGCTGAGAAATGCAAAACACACAGCCACCTTTGTGTTGTCATAGAACACGTTGGTaattacacagattacaaaAGTGACAATGACTTCTTCTGCCTGCCATTTGTGAGTGGTTTATTCAGTGAATCAGTTGGACCAACAAATTTTACGTCAGGTAAGTCTTTCTCGGATTCTTGACAAGAGAATATCTGTCAAGATTTAGTACGTCTTCTTATGTATTCTACATAGATGTATAAAGGGTCTGTTTAAAGAAAGATTCAATTATGGATCATTAACCAAGAAGGTTGACACTGAGGCACACAGATACAGAGAGAGACTAATTGACAGAGAGACAGGGAGATACAGAGATAGCTAGATTGCTACATACGTACAGATAGATGGAAAGCGTACTATATATTCAGCTTGAAAGTCAATATATTGAGTTTCCGTATGACTAAAAACGAGCAGTATGATAAGACAGTGAACCGTAGAAAAATTTCATATAAGGTTTGACATCATGCAGAGTGTCTAGTTGAAAGATATATGATTGTCATGAATTCTATATGATggtaacaaacattttttatacCTGTAGACGTTGTACCTGTTGCGGTTGATATAACAACTGCGGAGTCACTGAAATATATTTATGACACACCGACTGCAGTCACTATCGACATTGGCCTTCATAATGCTGGCGGCACTGTGGTACCTGGTGGAGTTGAGAATATTGGATTTAGCGCCTATATCGCCAGTCACGACAGTGCAGACGCTGATTTGAAAATCATCTTGGGTAACGTCAACCTCAACGCTACAAATTTGTCTGATTCTATTTGTCCATGGAGTGATACCAAATATAGTAACATCGTGATAGAAGTAACTGTACCTGGGCAAAACTGTAGTGATTTCAAGTATCTTTGCATCGTCTTCGAGAAGGGTAATGTCTTTAATCAACTACATCTTAAAGAAAAAAGTCaatccaaaatttacaaaaaatttcgTTCAGTTAGTTAAGACACTCTGTACGTGTGCTTTGCGTAATTTGCTATTTAGGCGCgataaaaaaacattaaaacataATATGTCTATGCTTTTTATGgcaacttttcaaaaatcagtaCATCACAAGTGAAATGAAAGTAGACCCGTTCCTTATATCAGCTAATATGACCTAATTTATTCTTTTTGTTGCAGCCACTATTAATGCAACGTTTGAAGATGACAAAAGCAACAACTTTCTGTGTCTACCATTCAGTGATGTGGCCGATGGTGGTGTTGGAGTCATCGTCTGCCAAACTAATCAGGATCTCCCTACCAGGTCTTCTTTCGTCGAATGGTGGGTTATTCTTGCGGTGATCGTCTTCGCTATTTTAGCTGTTGGCCCAGTCTGTGTTTGCCTTTTGTGTAAATTCTACATTACCTCTATAGGAAGAAACGCAAGGTTGACATTGAGCAACTGCCGGAAAAAGACATTGCAGAGAGAGGTGTAAACAAAAAGGATACTGAAAATCGAAAGCTTCGACGGCGTGGACAATTTAATGTACTTTTAAGTTTATTTTTCGAAATCCACTTAATGCTTGTctttgtacatatgtatgtgtcGCGTTGTGTCGCTGTCTCATTTTCATCTGAACACAGGACCTGGTGAAATTTTGTAGCAGTAATCAGCGAATATTTGtcacaatttctttctttatagTGGTTAAGTTGTGATATTGTGAATGTTATAATTGTATTCTATGTTGCTAAGTTTTATGGCTATATTATACTATTGAGACAATGTAAACACCGTCCTATTGATGTCAAGAAAGGCTTGTTTTCTGcttactgtaaaatattttgctgcCATTTATGGTTTAACTATAAATCAAAAGTTTTGAACAAACTAAATGTTATGTATAACAATGTTTGGAAGACGATTATAAGTGTATCTGCTAGTAGCAGTGCTTCAAATATGTTTGTGTCTATTATATGCCACAGGGAAGTTATCCAAAATAGTATTTACAACTGCAAATGCAGAATTGATAGATCTCCAAACGCATTGATTTCTGTTACATGTAAATCAGAGCGGCATTCCCAAAATGACATTATCCGTTTCTGGAGGAAGCAGTTGTACACAAGTTTACTCTTTCTCTCGCTAGCAGAAATTTACTCATTATCTCCGTttcttttttccaaatttttgaataatttcagtataattttcgttttgtttgtgTAATGCTGCTATGGACACATTGTCTGAAATTAACtttaatatataaaataaataaatttctttcATTGAGTTCTAATACTTATAGACGGAGAAAAATGAAGCAAGGGCTGTTTCCCAGACGATGATATGTAATATTTATAATACtaaattaaaaatgttaattATATACAGTCTTGAAATATGTAGCTTTTTCGTCCATTATCGTATTTTTATATAATAAATGTGTAATCTATGCGACATACATAAGGAAAATACTCCCCATGTATCGAAGATTCTCATTGGGTAGTTTGACTGCACATAGATATCAATATGATCAAATGACATGTCTGGCATTACAATATTGACATAACATATATTAAAACACTGGCCTAATATAACAAGAAGTAATTTCTGTGTGATCTATCGTCACCATTTCCAGCAAATACATCTGTATATAAATATACTATTCAGAGAATATATTTAACAAACAAACTTCGTTTGAATATCGTTGAATTTCGTTTCCTGACGTTGTCTCATTGAAACTTATAAACATTTGCCCTTGCCattgttaattatttttatgtagACGGTGAAAAGTGTACGCCAATCtgcaacaaaaataataaactaATGCACAGATAAACCCTGACATAGATAGGTGATTTATgaatgtattatttcattatcatgGGAATAGACCCCGATACccttttgaaaacaattataCTTCTTGTTGCTATTTAAAATTGTTGCAACTATTCTTGAGCTGTCGATTACTATGGGACGTCTCATATATTGCCAATGTTATTTTATTTCGTGCAAGATATTCCAATCTCAATTGTTTCAAGTAATAATCACAGTAGGGCACCAAAACTATTATGTTTACCGTTTGACCTATGCTATAAAGCAAGACTTATAAATGTTGAAGTTCTTTAACTGCTTAGAGTGACGGCTACTTACAAAACGATGCTCAGCTGAGTTTACCGTACTCATGTTAAGTATATAAGCGGCTATACTTCATGATACAACGTTTGTAGACGATATTGCTAgtttcattgaatttttattGCCATAACTCATCATATCTTgatattgtgaaaattaaaagtaTTCCTTCTCTGATAAAGGTTGTTTTGTGATTATAATTTTACTATGGGAGAATTGGACTGCTCTGGCAGGGCCTATATATCATAATCAATTAAAACTCAAAGTACCTGGTTGCTTTACTTACACTCTAAAAAGCCGTGGTTCATCTAATACAATTATGTGAAATTGTTTTCCAAAAACCTGAATTTAAAATAAATCAGAAATGATGCGTAAAATATGACATCTTGATGGAATGAATGAAGCCCAAGCGTAAGTATCACCAAAATGGATAGGTTTACTGTACTGTACCAATAACACATTTACTAATTGCCATTTCTTTCGAAAGGAAAAACGTTTCGTCGAGCATCCATATTGCTAGCTACTCCGGGCATACAATAGTAGTATAACTGTAACACCATCAAATAGGCAATTTGATACACAGACCGAATTATTCATATGTCATATAATTGTTGATTGTAGATTATAGCAGTATCCCTACTTAGTGGTCCACAAGATTgctattttatgtgtaacacaAAAGTACACTGGTTACTGACAAACCTGTATTGTTAGGAATAATTCACTGTTAACAAAATTATATCGCAGCGGTCTGTCAAGTGTAATGCAAAGGTTATTGAATCTCTTGGCATATAGGACAATAACGAAAAATTGTTAGGTAAGCAAGTTTCATAAAGCACagagaaaattaatattttagcCATCCATTCAATCCACTAAAACGTTGACATGTTATTTTCTCGCACTCTCTCCACGCCCCGTACCCTTTGATGTTATTTTAAATGCCACATAATGTATTGAAGCTGGCTAGGTAATTGCCCATTACCTTGCAAAATCATAAAACCTACTActatttagcattgaattttacTTGACCCATCAATCGTTATGTGTTGTCACAGGGCATGTTGAACTTTCGATGAACTCTGAGAGATATTATATCGGTTGACATGGCTTATGTAGTGCGATTGTTAAGATAACGTTTTGTGACTTTACAAAGATTATAAAGTGAAAATTGAAGTAGAGTTAAACGATTTGCAGCGGCTTTCGGTGACACGTCCAAAGATATTTTGGAGAGACGTTCTTTGTAAAAGTAATGCATTGCACCCGTACCAAAATATTTGCTAGCTGAAATCTCATGCCAACTTGTCATATTCATATACATGCTCTAGCGACACAATGTGAATGATGTTTTCCTCTGAAAAACACCTTACCCCTTGTCAAGATACAAATATTATTCTCCAATCCAGTTTGTGTGAAGCATTTGATTTTATCCTGAACGTATGACAAGCTCCAACCTGCCCTTGACAGATACAAAGAGAGAAAGACACAATTGTGGACAGGCGGTTTACATTCATCTCTACACATCTTCAACGAATGCCACCTACGTAtattagaaaatacatttttttaggACTAACAGAATTTTACCTTCACAAATTTGTTATACCAAGCATTGTAATATTGTGAAATTAACAGCGCATATTTTGTTGATGTGAAATCAATAATTCTTCTCAAAAGGAAAATGAATACAAGCCATTAACTGTAGTACAACCTTCGCTTGACATTGCAATCGTGACTGTGGACGTGCTTACGTTTGGACCTGTCAATGGCAAGGTCAGATTATCAATGATTACAAATTGTCACAATTTTGACCAATCACTTGCCTCACTACCGTAACATAAAGGTTGATGGCTTCCGACAAAATCTTTTACGAGGAAGAATATCTTCATATAACCTGTGACGATGGTACTGCTGTCAGAATACGGAATGATCCTACAGCCACCACACATTCCAAAAGGACTTCTCTGCCTGAAAACGACGACCCCGACAGCATTTGAGGCATCTTGTACATCCCAATCCGACCAGCAATTTCTTACCTGGACTTTTTTGCTATTTCTGAAGGTAAGACGTGCACAATGtaacatttcagtcaatcatCATACAcattaattttacattttttttcatatgacGAGTGACTATACTTGATATCACAGATGTTCTCCCACTATGGTGCAACTAACAGCCCGAACAATGTCAGTCGATACATAATTATGCAAAAGCACTTTTACTGATACATAGTTGAGC
Coding sequences within:
- the LOC139125105 gene encoding uncharacterized protein, which encodes MGMYIVALEGDKMRDPVQVQSFSLNDDVVLRRSNGIIAGGGQAYQVPDWPTAVINYPAEKCKTHSHLCVVIEHVGNYTDYKSDNDFFCLPFVSGLFSESVGPTNFTSDVVPVAVDITTAESLKYIYDTPTAVTIDIGLHNAGGTVVPGGVENIGFSAYIASHDSADADLKIILGNVNLNATNLSDSICPWSDTKYSNIVIEVTVPGQNCSDFKYLCIVFEKATINATFEDDKSNNFLCLPFSDVADGGVGVIVCQTNQDLPTRSSFVEWWVILAVIVFAILAVGPVCVCLLCKFYITSIGRNARLTLSNCRKKTLQREV